A window of the Dermatophagoides farinae isolate YC_2012a chromosome 2, ASM2471394v1, whole genome shotgun sequence genome harbors these coding sequences:
- the LOC124499578 gene encoding vitellogenin receptor Yl translates to MMARLLIWLLFLPLISFESCSSQACGDNFFDCGNGHCLAKFFVCDGDNDCSNYKDELYCNSSENKTSDDDQHRHLPCPLNEFACNDAVNNCVPQRWVCDGQSECSNNADEANCSKSSIDCLGDFQCGSLECIPPKWRCDGVNDCLDHSDEQNCTTINDADNDLICDKLHDRYRCQSNGLCIDYSRVCDGQRDCPNGDDEQQNCHAEKCHNKKCSHICLIDEHSKQALCSCPPGYELIDGHYCRDYDECMQQKQHNLCSHKCINLVGSYRCECFGGYHLIDNRTCVVDTESGSRISPVLYFSTGNDIHGYDTRRKIIFPVLTLNDYDPTTIIALDLSIADGKLYYSIFHNESLFSSIYEIPIDGQIQEYPVANQKKKLLLHDIKSQIEGISIDWLAKHIYMTEANRERIVVCHTESLICTTLIENLPSPRGIVAVRSRYRLYWTQWHDNNGGIYESRLDGSQVTKLFTDVAWPNDIVYESETNRLYWCDGKTGSIEYYDFDIEMRRVVHEDFIRQPYSMIVFEDTLYWTDWIAKKLFACQKIRCHEQVNIFTPTISKRRGLYGLTMYHPLRQQQQTTKSEMIDPCVRHHHRNPCSHLCLSRTNETFTCLCPDHMYLSNDHRTCLSRSDDFLIISTGYRLYKFYPDSASTEPFEMITMTPMFLISDLAYNHERYEFYLYDRLKDRIVVAKMQPDLVYRTIVDEDIANVFGLTYEINSDNLYWVDMIKGTMEAVNIQKGYRAILNDKLEQPVSMAINALTKTIFVGLKSKSAQILMLTMDGQVKRSLLRSKQGFPFALVAYPFENELIWGDPVFEKIDFIHLDHSRYEHHGPEKLVEKHVGTVQSMAILNDTLFWTNGDTPRLYWTNLTSAMKMIESKKVPHSNLDNDVLKIVSGFKHIPIYDYCRTNNSCHHICLIGANGPVCRCNIGFESQDNGHTCVRKIHSLDTKITRPIVHAINLEDIFDFFLNKQKDQMFDTWINVDANTTVANTTTDIDQNEENQTTKSDSQSSSLPQTNDQSNESSNFFKRNSIYLWFIAVCMLGVSLLLCVKLNLLPIARMNSITDLACRRRRHRETATDNNVDEENGNKNIRTGQVRFFSNPNYQMGQYGQLKNNNNNLDNDLLIS, encoded by the exons atgatggccaGATTGTTGATTTGGTTATTATTTCTGCCATTgatatcatttgaatcat GTTCATCACAAGCATGtggtgataattttttcgattgtgGCAATGGACATTGTTTGGCTAAATTTTTCGTatgtgatggtgataatgattgttcgAATTACAAGGATGAATTATACTGTAATTCATCGGAAAATAAAaccagtgatgatgatcaacatcgACATTTACCATgtccattgaatgaatttgctTGTAATGATGCTGTTAATAATTGTGTACCACAACGATGGGTTTGTGACGGCCAAAGTGAATGTTCAAATAATGCTGATGAAGCAAATTGTTCTAaatcatcgatcgattgtCTTGGTGATTTCCAATGTGGTTCATTAGAATGCATCCCACCGAAATGGCGTTGTGATGGTGTCAATGATTGTTTGGATCATTcagatgaacaaaattgcACCACCATAAATGATgctgataatgatttgataTGCGATAAATTACATGATCGTTATCGATGCCAATCCAATGGTTTATGTATCGATTATAGTCGTGTCTGTGATGGACAACGTGATTGCcccaatggtgatgatgaacagcAAAATTGTCATGCCGAAAAATGTCACAACAAGAAATGTTCGCATATCTGTCTAATTGATGAACATAGTAAACAAGCATTGTGTTCATGTCCACCTGGCTATGAATTAATCGACGGCCATTATTGtcgtgattatgatgaatgtatgcaacaaaaacaacataatCTTTGTAGCCATAAATGCATCAATTTAGTTGGCAGTTATCGTTGTGAATGTTTTGGTGGCTACCATCTTATTGATAATCGTACTTGTGTCGTAGATACCGAATCGGGCAGTAGAATTTCACCTGTACTTTATTTTTCCACTGGTAACGATATACATGGCTATGATACACGAAGGAAGATTATTTTTCCTGTTCTCACATTGAATGATTACGATCCAACAACGATTATTGCTTTGGACTTATCCATTGCTGATGGTAAACTTTATTATTCCATTTTTCATAATgaatctttattttcatccatttatgAGATACCTATCGATGGCCAAATACAAGAATATCCCGTTGCAAATCAGAAGAAAAAGTTATTATTGCATGACATTAAAAGTCAAATCGAAGGCATATCAATCGATTGGTTGGCCAAACATATTTATATGACTGAAGCTAATCGTGAAAGAATCGTCGTTTGCCATACCGAATCATTGATCTGTACGactttgattgaaaatctaCCATCACCACGTGGAATAGTTGCTGTACGTTCACGATATCGACTGTATTGGACACAATggcatgataataatggtggtatCTATGAATCACGATTGGATGGTAGTCAAGTCACAAAACTATTCACTGATGTTGCATGGCCCAATGATATCGTTTATGAATCGGAAACAAATCGTCTATATTGGTGTGATGGCAAAACTGGttcaattgaatattatgattttgatattgaaatGCGTCGTGTAGTGCACGAAGATTTTATCCGCCAACCATATTCAATGATCGTATTCGAAGACACACTGTATTGGACTGATTGGATTGcgaaaaaactttttgctTGCCAAAAGATTCGTTGTCATGAACAGGTGAATATCTTCACACCAACCATCAGTAAACGACGTGGCCTTTACGGTCTGACCATGTATCATCCattacgacaacaacaacaaaccacGAAATCTGAAATGATCGATCCGTGtgttcgtcatcatcatcgtaatccTTGTTCACATCTTTGTCTAAGTCGTACGAATGAAACATTCACCTGTCTTTGTCCTGATCACATGTACCTGTCTAATGATCATCGAACATGTTTAAGTCGATCAGATGATTTTCTCATCATAAGTACCGGTTATCgtttatataaattttatcCTGATTCCGCATCCACCGAaccatttgaaatgattacAATGACACCAATGTTTTTAATCAGCGATTTAGCATACAATCATGAACGTTACGAATTCTATCTATATGACCGCCTCAAAGATCGGATTGTTGTGGCCAAAATGCAACCAGATCTTGTCTACCGGAcgattgttgatgaagataTCGCCAATGTATTTGGATTAACCTACGAGATTAATAGTGATAATCTTTATTGGGTCGATATGATCAAAGGAACGATGGAAGCGGTCAACATTCAAAAAGGTTATCGTGCCATTCTCAATGATAAGCTAGAACAACCCGTTTCGATGGCCATCAACGCATTGACTAAAACCATTTTCGTTGGTCTTAAATCAAAGAGTGCCCAGATATTGATGCTGACTATGGATGGTCAAGTCAAACGAAGCCTGTTACGATCGAAACAAGGTTTTCCATTCGCTCTGGTAGCTTATCCAttcgaaaatgaattgatctGGGGTGATCCggtgtttgaaaaaattgattttattcatctTGATCATAGCCGCTATGAACATCATGGACCGGAAAAATTGGTAGAGAAACATGTCGGTACTGTACAATCAATGGCCATTCTTAATGACACCTTGTTTTGGACAAATGGTGATACACCACGTTTATATTGGACCAATCTCACTTcagcaatgaaaatgattgaatcgaaaaaagtACCACATTCCAATCTGGATAATGATGTTCTCAAAATTGTTTCTGGTTTCAAACATATACCAATCTATGATTATTGTCGTACGAATAATTCATGTCACCATATTTGTCTCATCGGTGCCAATGGTCCTGTTTGTCGATGCAACATTGGTTTCGAAAGCCAAGATAATGGCCATACTTGTGtacgaaaaattcattcgctCGATACCAAGATTACGAGACCAATTGTTCATGCTATCAATCTTGAAgatattttcgattttttccttaacaaacaaaaagatcaAATGTTTGACACTTGGATCAATGTTGATGCCAATACCACGGTGGCCAACACGACCACagatattgatcaaaatgaagaaaatcaaaCGACAAAATCCGAcagccaatcatcatcattaccacagaccaatgatcaatcaaatgaatcgtcaaattttttcaaacgaaaTTCCATTTATCTTTGGTTTATCGCCGTTTGTATGCTTGGTGTTTCTCTTTTGCTTTGTGTTAAATT AAACTTATTACCGATTGCAAGAATGAATTCCATAACCGATCTAGcctgtcgtcgtcgtcgtcatcgagAAACGGCCACTGATAATAATGTGGATGAAGAAAATGGcaataaaaatattcgaacTGGCCAGGTTCGTTTCTTTTCCAATCCAAACTACCAGATGGGTCAATATGGCCAActaaagaacaacaacaataatttggATAATGATCTATTGATATCTTGa
- the LOC124499611 gene encoding uncharacterized protein LOC124499611: MSILDESSLETFEERGSRLLVSHAKTDHDQNHLPVWFNLEKFCRIKPLVNQYFFSIFFTHLSGLLILIFVRSIYQTLSLTGKSKNLSATFYRYLHTCLHVKKWYEGKIWIKNDDAYESLQMVKTMHQTVSNIQNKGKNDGENVMAISIRDMTLTQFAFAGLFVLYPHKYGFSTKKEDIETMIYFWSVIGYMLGIDDDYNLFIGDYETIRQRCHRILDQYFRPSLLAYERDSVQMADQIIQSTNQFIPGLRYKSYMKFIWKSLAMDKEWPSKPLNREQQFWYFAKKMIIEKFYYFWAVRFALNQLLRFTLFTMQFSFLQRLKTNQLAHIDQQIQ; encoded by the exons ATGTCGATTCTTGATGAATCATCACTGGAAACATTCGAAGAACGTGGATCACGATTACTTGTTAGCCACGCGAAAACTGATCATGACCAGAATCATTTACCAGTATGGTTTAATctggaaaaattttgtcgTATCAAACCACTTgtgaatcaatattttttcagtATATTTTTCACCCATCTTTCCGGattattaatattgatttttgttcgttccatttatcaaacattatcattgacgGGTAAATCGAAGAATCTATCGGCCACATTTTATCGTTATTTGCATACATGTTTACATGTTAAAAAATGGTATGAAGGAAAGATTtggatcaaaaatgatgatgcataTGAATCATTACAAATG GTTAAAACCATGCATCAAACAGTTTCgaatattcaaaataaaggtaaaaatgatggtgaaaacgTAATGGCCATTTCGATACGTGATATGACATTGACACAG TTTGCATTTGCCGGATTATTTGTTCTTTACCCACACAAATATGGCTTCAGTacgaaaaaagaagataTTGAAACGATGATTTATTTCTGGTCCGTTATCGGTTATATGCTTGGTATCGATGATGACTATAATCTTTTTATCGGTGATTATGAAACGATTCGACAGAGATGTCACAGGattttggatcaatattTTCGTCCATCATTGTTGGCCTACGAACGAGACAGTGTTCAGATGGCAgatcaaataattcaatcaacaaatcaattcataCCTGGATTACGATATAAATCATACATGAAATTCATATGGAAATCATTAGCAATGGACAAGGAATGGCCATCCAAACCTTTGAATCGTGAACAACAATTCTGGTATTTTGCAAAAAAgatgatcattgaaaagTTCTATTATTTCTGGGCTGTTAGATTCGCtctaaatcaattattacgTTTCACATTGTTCACTATGCAATTTAGTTTTCTACAAcgattgaaaacaaatcaattggCTCATATCgatcaacaaattcaatga
- the fax gene encoding failed axon connections produces the protein MTTTENETKVETQGTPKEETMNETVESKKSDVKESTNENNSTPASPTKKTETLKPAITAHKKDFEKDVVYLYQFTRSTTIPSLSACCLKVENWLRMSGIRYENVDHKLRFKSKKGHLPFVELNGKEIEDSDTIIKELSKYFDKELDFGLTEEQKTTSHAFISMLNNHTGWIVRWWRYNNPREFLESAQLDIKRTFNSRFPNSILNFVFKLGFKKHLSDSLGLGRGRFTLEEIQESAKEDLKALSNLLGSKDYFFGKEPHLLDCVAFAHLAQFYYVPFDQMKGWIETEASNLIALVDRFKTTYWPDWEEMCSSLELNTHLPKKEVPADQAEPKADDEESKKKKDDKKKKEKKEKKDKKKESTKEKTGETAKEAGDAKDKAEDGAAKETTAEPAAADANKQDAAAPNGGEAPKTEVAASE, from the exons ATGACAACTACTGAAAACGAAACTAAAGTGGAAACACAAGGAACACCAAAAGAAGAAACGATGAACGAAACAGTTGAGTCGAAGAAATCGGATGTAAAAGAAAGtacgaatgaaaacaattcaaCACCAGCATCACCAACAAAGAAAACTGAGACTCTTAAACCGGCTATAACAGCACATAAAAAAGATTTCGAAAAGGATGTCGTCTATTTGTATCAATTTACACGATCAACAACTATTCCATCATTGTCGGCTTGTTGTTTAAAAGTGGAGAATTGGCTTCGTATGTCCGGCATTCGTTATGAA AACGTTGATCACAAACTTCGTTTCAAATCCAAGAAAGGTCATTTACCATTTGTGGAATTGAATGGCAAAGAAATCGAAGATTCGGATACAATTATCAAAgaattatcaaaatattttgataaaGAATTAGATTTCGGTCTAACTGAAGAGCAGAAAACAACTAGCCatgcattcatttcaatgttgaataaTCATACCGGATG GATTGTACGTTGGTGGCGTTACAATAATCCACGGGAATTTCTTGAAAGCGCTCAACTTGATATCAAACGAACATTCAATTCACGTTTCCCGAATTCAatcttgaattttgttttcaaactTGGTTTCAAAAAG CATCTCAGTGATTCGCTAGGCTTGGGCCGTGGACGTTTCACATTGGAAGAGATTCAAGAATCGGCTAAAGAAGATCTCAAAGCATTGAGTAATCTTCTTGGAAGCAAAGACTACTTCTTTGGCAAAGAACCACACTTG cTTGACTGTGTTGCATTCGCACATTTGGCACAATTTTACTATGTACCATTCGATCAAATGAAAGGATGGATTGAAACTGAAGCATCGAATCTGATCGCTTTGGTTGATCGTTTCAAAACAACTTATTGGCCCGATTGGGAAGAAATGTGTTCTTCATTAGAATTAAATACTCATCTTCCTAAGAAAGAAGTACCAGCTGATCAGGCCGAACCAAAAgccgatgatgaagaatcgaaaaagaaaaag GACGacaaaaagaagaaagagaaaaaagaaaaaaaagataagaaaaaagaatctaccaaagaaaaaactggAGAAACGGCCAAGGAAGCTGGTGATGCTAAAGATAAAGCTGAAGATGGTGCTGCTAAAGAAACTACAGCTGAacctgctgctgctgatgctaATAAACAAGATGCAGCTGCACCAAATGGTGGTGAAGCACCGAAAACCGAAGTGGCTGCTTCAGAATAA
- the LOC124499599 gene encoding uncharacterized protein LOC124499599 — protein sequence MFLIRMFCRNVRLDQVIRRTLSNNKNICESINLEDPIIQPIRTELVTKLKITDEKANLILLKWMNDSSIDRNQRTVSDKIDLLQSNFQIDDINHNIQVLNMSLEKVESKINILKELAFERLEMAMLYALPNLMNKNVGQLKSNGYYDEHLNLLEYIVNHLRPSNSDEFCFDQFEQHLREECKHFTDDSIVIKDVRRTLITLILRLMLDCSNQVAQHIIDATDSDNHLSETSLRKLLMNLNILKNQLNLPVNFMVKHFHTLNNCDTDNLVGLASINHFRDNADLRSTFFSRKRLLNIDASLISERMDVILTKYGCTIQQLSANIFMLELSSANICENFEKFQKQHELRSYADGREFLRLIMNIDVAIKNMRLLKEKGMRSKYISIHNILKPSSRFSTMVENNNFKLTLNTFIQMQFAISLKEVKHKIGKFKSTNRSFNSVNAENIVNFFREQGLNDEQILNGIYLIFYDFQIIQSVWPKIFKHPNVLKSNVVVDDWKNHPNVLQLLFHLIETSSTTTTSINH from the coding sequence aTGTTTCTGATCCGAATGTTTTGCCGAAACGTACGACTAGATCAAGTAATTAGAAGAACTttaagcaacaacaaaaacatatgTGAATCGATCAATCTTGAAGATCCAATCATACAACCGATTCGAACGGAATTGgtgacaaaattgaaaatcaccGATGAAAAAGCCAATCTAATCCTAttgaaatggatgaatgattcaAGTATTGATCGTAATCAACGTACAGTGAGTGACAAAATCGATTTATTACAATCAAATTTCCAAATCGACGATATCAATCATAATATACAGGTATTGAATATGTCATTGGAAAAAGTTGAAAgcaaaatcaacattttgaAGGAATTGGCATTTGAACGTCTGGAAATGGCAATGCTTTATGCATTACCAAAtctaatgaacaaaaatgttgGCCAATTAAAATCGAATGgttattatgatgaacatCTAAATCTACTTGAATACATTGTCAATCATCTTCGACCGTCAAATAGTGAcgaattttgtttcgatCAATTTGAACAACATCTACGTGAAGAATGTAAACATTTCACAGATGATTCCATTGTCATTAAAGATGTACGTCGAACATTGATTACGCTGATTTTGAGGCTAATGTTGGATTGTTCCAACCAAGTTGCTCAACATATTATTGATGCTACAGATTCGGATAACCATTTATCGGAGACAAGTCTAcgaaaattgttgatgaatctAAATATtctgaaaaatcaattgaatttaccCGTAAATTTTATGgtgaaacattttcataCATTGAACAATTGTGATACGGACAATCTTGTTGGACTGGCCtcgatcaatcattttcGTGATAATGCAGACTTACGTTCCACATTTTTCTCTCGTAAACgattattgaatattgatgCCAGCTTAATCAGCGAAAGAATGGATGTGATCCTGACAAAATATGGCTGTACAATTCAACAATTATCAGCGAATATTTTCATGTTGGAATTATCCTCTGCAAATATATgcgaaaattttgaaaaatttcaaaaacaacatgaaTTACGATCGTATGCTGATGGCCGAGAATTTCTACGTCTCATCATGAATATTGATGTTGCCATTAAAAACATGCGATTGTTGAAGGAGAAAGGAATGAGATCGAAATACATTTCCATCCACAATATATTGAAACCGAGTAGTCGTTTTTCAACAATGGTcgagaataataatttcaaattaacgCTCAATACGTTTATTCAGATGCAGTTCGCCATTTCGCTGAAAGAAGTGAAAcataaaattggaaaattcaaatcaacaaatcgttcattcaattcagtGAATGCCGAGaatattgtcaatttttttcgcgAACAAGGCCTGAATGATGAGCAAatattgaatggaatttatttgatattttatgatttccaaataattcaatcggtttggccaaaaatttttaaacatcCGAATGTTCTAAAAtccaatgttgttgtcgatgattggaaaaatcaTCCAAATGTTTTGCaattattgtttcatttgattgagacatcgtcaacaacaacaacgtcaattaatcattga